AAACGGTCAGGATGCCACACTTTGACCAATTCTCGATATGCTTGTTTTACCTCTTGTTCTGTGGCATTAGTGTTGAGGTCAAGTATCTTATAATATCTTTCCATCGTTCATTCTTGATGTAGTTCTAATTTTGCAGATAACGATAGAATTCAGCGGCTGTAAGCCATCCGCTGGAGTGAGTTGTTATCTGTCGCTATAATAATTTTTTGAACTTATCAATAGTGAGTCCGGAATCCTTTACTATACCACCCATTGTAAAGGCATCGACAGGGTTTGCTCTTGGAATTGTAATGATACGTTCACCATTAGTCATAGTAATATGTTTGCCTTCACGGGCAATCCAGAAGCCCGCTTTTTGAAAAGCTTTGACAGCCCGCTGGTGATTTACTCCTGACAATTTAGGCATTGGCTACTTCTACATAGCGAGATTCTTTATCCTTTGTCAATTCATTCACAGTTCTTAAATATGCCTGTATGGCGTCTTTAATGTTTTCTAATGCC
Above is a window of Nitrospirota bacterium DNA encoding:
- a CDS encoding type II toxin-antitoxin system HicB family antitoxin, producing MKYKVNLKKTEEGFSVWVPGLPGCWSQGKTEAEALENIKDAIQAYLRTVNELTKDKESRYVEVANA